The segment GAGATTACGCTGGTTGTTAAGGCCTGTGTCGTCCTGGCCGTCTGCCTGATCCAGTCGGACACTTTCCGCGCTGCGGTTGCCGCCCGCTGGAAGTCGCGGCATTACCCCGCTGAGAAGGAGATGAGCCGCCATGCCTCTTAACCGCAAGTATATTCCGATCGTTGTCACCATTCTGCTGTTCATCGTCATGTTCACCGCCGGTTCCTTCCGGTACACAGGCTTCTTCTCTCTCCAGGTGCTGATGAATCTGCTGGTGGACAATGCTTTTCTGCTAATAACGGCTGTGGGCATGTCCTTCGTCATCCTGTCCGGCGGCATCGATCTGTCGGTCGGCTCGGTGATTGCGTTATCCACAATGGTCTCGGCGAGCCTTGTGCAGCAGCAGGGCTGGCCGCCCGCCGTGGTGATCCCGATTGTGCTCCTGATGGGTGCCGTATTCGGCACGGCTATGGGAGCGATTATCCATTATTTCTCCATCCAGCCGTTCATCGTCACACTGGCCGGAATGTTCCTGGCCCGGGGCTTATGCTATGTCATCAGCATCGATACCATCACCATCGATAACACCTTCTACACCGCCATGGCCCAGACGCGAATTCCGCTGCCGGGAGGCAGCTTCCTCTCCATCAGCGCGGTTATCGCCATACTTGTCGTTGCCGCCGCAATCTTCACGGCCCACTATACCCGGTTCGGTCGCAATGTGTATGCCCTTGGAGGCAGTGAGCAATCGGCGCTGCTGATGGGGCTGCCTGTGGCGAGAACCAAGGTACTGGTCTATACGCTTAGCGGGCTATGCTCGGCGCTGGCAGGCGTGGTGTTCACCTTTTACATGCTGTCGGGGTATGGGCTGCATGCCGTCGGCTTCGAGCTGGACACGATCGCGGCGGTCGTCATTGGCGGCACACTGCTGACCGGAGGGGTCGGATATGTGCTGGGCACCTTCTTCGGTGTACTGATTCAAGGCGTCATTCAGACGATTATCAGCTTCGAGGGCACACTCAGCTCCTGGTGGACGAAGATCGTCATCGGCCTGCTGCTGTTCATCTTCATCCTGCTGCAGCGGGTGCTAAGCTCCAGGCGGCTGACTTTAAAAGAATAAGTACGGAGATCGGGGAGACAAATCATACTTGTCTCTCCATTTTTTTGAAATATAATAATGTATAGGTTTCACGCTATACATTATCCTTCTATTTCTCGCCGAAACGGTACCATCCTTTAAAAGGATGGCAATGCCGTTTCCACTTGCTATATTATTGTAATCGCTATCATACGGAAGGGGGGATCTGCTTGCAAACGGTAAAAGAGTGCCTGCTGCTGCTGTTGTTCATCCTAACACTGATGCTGACGGGCGGCTGCACGGGTGGCGGGAATAACGGCGGGCAACAGGCACTGCCAATGCAGGAGCCTTCTCCTGCGGCCCTTACAGGCCTGCTGCCATCGGCAGCGGAGATCGCCGCTGACAACAAGCCTATCGTGCTGGGCTTCTCCCAGCTAGGGTCGGAGAGTACCT is part of the Paenibacillus sp. FSL M7-0420 genome and harbors:
- the yjfF gene encoding galactofuranose ABC transporter, permease protein YjfF: MPLNRKYIPIVVTILLFIVMFTAGSFRYTGFFSLQVLMNLLVDNAFLLITAVGMSFVILSGGIDLSVGSVIALSTMVSASLVQQQGWPPAVVIPIVLLMGAVFGTAMGAIIHYFSIQPFIVTLAGMFLARGLCYVISIDTITIDNTFYTAMAQTRIPLPGGSFLSISAVIAILVVAAAIFTAHYTRFGRNVYALGGSEQSALLMGLPVARTKVLVYTLSGLCSALAGVVFTFYMLSGYGLHAVGFELDTIAAVVIGGTLLTGGVGYVLGTFFGVLIQGVIQTIISFEGTLSSWWTKIVIGLLLFIFILLQRVLSSRRLTLKE